In Dama dama isolate Ldn47 chromosome X, ASM3311817v1, whole genome shotgun sequence, one genomic interval encodes:
- the LOC133052353 gene encoding melanoma-associated antigen 9-like yields MSELSKPKEDHLQDPGEAQGPEEAQLLGAEAGEAASASASSPKVSSSATGESLSQEALKQMITRLMKFLLFKYRAKQLTSQAEMLKKVLRDNQEYFPVVFPQASQSLQLVCGVEVKEVDPREHTYIMVPILGLTCDEMLSSGRSMPKAGLLAVVLSLIMWGGDRAPEEKVWGALSKLGMSGGSVHCVFGEPRTLLTHVWVQQGYLEYRQVPYSHPARYEFLWGPRAYAETNKREVVAFLLKFKQRTLRAFPRQSAEAAREEDKEA; encoded by the coding sequence ATGAGTGAGCTGAGCAAGCCCAAGGAAGACCACCTTCAGGACCCAGGCGAGGCCCAGGGCCCGGAGGAGGCGCAGCTCTTGGGGGCTGAGGCGGGGGAGGCTGCATCTGCCTCGGCCTCTTCCCCCAAAGTGTCCTCCTCAGCCACTGGGGAGTCCTTGTCCCAGGAAGCTCTGAAGCAGATGATAACTAGGCTGATGAAGTTCCTGCTCTTCAAGTATCGAGCCAAGCAGCTGACCTCCCAGGcggaaatgctgaagaaggtccTCAGGGATAACCAGGAGTACTTTCCTGTGGTCTTCCCCCAAGCCTCGCAGAGCCTGCAGCTGGTCTGTGGTGTGGAGGTGAAGGAGGTGGACCCCAGGGAGCACACCTACATCATGGTCCCCATCCTGGGCCTCACCTGTGATGAGATGCTGAGCAGTGGGCGGAGCATGCCCAAAGCTGGCCTCCTGGCAGTGGTCCTCAGCCTGATCATGTGGGGTGGAGACCGTGCCCCTGAGGAGAAGGTCTGGGGAGCACTCAGCAAATTGGGTATGTCAGGGGGGAGTGTGCACTGTGTCTTTGGGGAGCCCAGGACCCTTCTGACCCACGTGTGGGTGCAGCAGGGGTACCTGGAGTACCGGCAGGTGCCTTACAGCCACCCTGCTcgctatgagttcctgtggggtccccgGGCCTATGCGGAGACCAACAAGCGGGAAGTCGTGGCGTTTCTGCTCAAGTTCAAACAAAGGACTTTGAGGGCCTTCCCACGGCAGTCTGCAGAGGCTGCGAGGGAGGAGGATAAGGAGGCCTAA